The Nocardioides sp. S-1144 genome includes a region encoding these proteins:
- a CDS encoding dolichyl-phosphate-mannose--protein mannosyltransferase, producing the protein MTSLHPPSTDDGATAPGLGPSAWQRARGRLAGVEARLENRALAWGVAILVAGLAFGMRLWRLGEPDRFAFDETYYAKDAWGLLNQGYVRNYQGEVDGKLIDEAILGGRTQGIWGEGPSMEVHPEAGKWVIALGEKAFGMDPFGWRISAAVVGALMVLVMCRLARRLTGSTMLGGLAGLLLAFDGLHFVLSRLALLDIFLAFFLLCGVACIVNDRDWHRARLARLVGDTPLVDSAWGPVRGLLFRPWLVTGGVCFGLALGTKWTAAYPLAAFGVLVWVWSGGARRSFGLRHARVRAMLVDGVPAFAQLVLVAFVVYVASWTGWLVHAGEYEEALSSTQYTGFVSEGECVEGEDGELQTNNVTDDSATWPTATEKDASGLGEVVQSLRSLWYYHQDVYTFHTHYLNCSSHVYQSQPSGWLVLNRPVGVATDLDVAPGTDGCDAPAGDTCYRQVLLIGTPILWWGGCLALLAAAALWVGTRDWRFGVALTGTLSTWLPWLLYDDRPIFFFYAIACLPFLVLAITLVLGKMIGHSREPSGRRTTGVVVAGSFLVLVVLNFAYFYPLLSYEVIPRGDWMDRMWFHRWI; encoded by the coding sequence GTGACCTCGCTCCACCCGCCCTCGACCGACGACGGGGCGACGGCACCCGGCCTGGGGCCGTCGGCGTGGCAGCGCGCGCGGGGCCGCCTCGCCGGCGTCGAGGCCCGCCTGGAGAACCGGGCCCTCGCCTGGGGTGTGGCGATCCTCGTGGCCGGGCTCGCGTTCGGGATGCGGCTGTGGCGCCTCGGCGAGCCGGACCGCTTCGCCTTCGACGAGACCTACTACGCCAAGGACGCCTGGGGGCTGCTGAACCAGGGCTACGTCCGCAACTACCAGGGCGAGGTCGACGGCAAGCTGATCGACGAGGCCATCCTCGGCGGGCGCACCCAGGGCATCTGGGGCGAGGGGCCGTCGATGGAGGTGCACCCCGAGGCCGGCAAGTGGGTGATCGCGCTCGGCGAGAAGGCCTTCGGGATGGACCCGTTCGGCTGGCGGATCTCCGCGGCCGTCGTCGGCGCGCTGATGGTGCTGGTGATGTGCCGGCTGGCGCGGCGGCTCACCGGCTCGACGATGCTCGGGGGCCTGGCCGGGCTCCTGCTCGCCTTCGACGGCCTGCACTTCGTGCTGTCGCGGCTGGCGCTGCTCGACATCTTCCTCGCCTTCTTCCTGCTCTGCGGGGTCGCCTGCATCGTCAACGACCGCGACTGGCACCGCGCAAGGCTCGCCCGGCTCGTCGGCGACACCCCCCTGGTCGACTCCGCGTGGGGACCGGTGCGCGGCCTGCTGTTCCGTCCGTGGCTGGTCACCGGCGGCGTGTGCTTCGGCCTGGCGCTCGGCACCAAGTGGACGGCTGCCTACCCGCTCGCCGCGTTCGGCGTCCTGGTGTGGGTGTGGAGCGGTGGCGCCCGGCGCTCCTTCGGCCTGCGCCACGCGCGGGTCCGGGCGATGCTGGTCGACGGCGTCCCGGCCTTCGCCCAGCTCGTGCTCGTCGCCTTCGTGGTCTACGTCGCGTCCTGGACCGGCTGGCTGGTGCACGCGGGCGAGTACGAGGAGGCGCTGTCGTCGACGCAGTACACCGGCTTCGTCTCCGAGGGCGAGTGCGTCGAGGGCGAGGACGGCGAGCTGCAGACCAACAACGTCACCGACGACTCCGCCACCTGGCCCACCGCCACCGAGAAGGACGCGAGCGGGCTCGGCGAGGTCGTGCAGTCGCTGCGGTCGCTCTGGTACTACCACCAGGACGTCTACACCTTCCACACCCACTACCTGAACTGCAGCTCCCACGTCTACCAGTCGCAGCCGTCGGGCTGGCTGGTCCTGAACCGGCCGGTCGGCGTCGCGACCGACCTCGACGTGGCGCCCGGCACCGACGGCTGCGACGCCCCGGCCGGCGACACCTGCTACCGCCAGGTGCTGCTCATCGGGACGCCGATCCTGTGGTGGGGCGGGTGCCTGGCGCTCCTCGCCGCGGCCGCCCTGTGGGTAGGCACCCGGGACTGGCGCTTCGGGGTCGCCCTCACCGGCACCCTGTCGACCTGGCTGCCGTGGCTGCTCTACGACGACCGGCCGATCTTCTTCTTCTACGCGATCGCCTGCCTGCCGTTCCTGGTGCTCGCGATCACCCTCGTGCTCGGCAAGATGATCGGGCACTCGCGCGAGCCGTCGGGGCGGCGGACGACGGGCGTGGTCGTGGCCGGGTCGTTCCTCGTGCTCGTCGTGCTCAACTTCGCCTACTTCTACCCGTTGCTCTCCTACGAGGTGATCCCGCGCGGCGACTGGATGGACCGCATGTGGTTCCACCGGTGGATCTGA
- a CDS encoding pyridoxamine 5'-phosphate oxidase family protein, with translation MTSWTPGWDAVPEPLLDFWTDRHLCTLTTLRPDGRPHVVPVGVALDLEQECAWVITGSGSRKVRNLLAAGSAGGPVAACQVDGARWATLEGTAIVVHDPASVARACERYAARYRQPRVNPDRVALRITVERIVASRGLV, from the coding sequence ATGACGTCGTGGACACCCGGCTGGGACGCGGTCCCGGAGCCGCTGCTGGACTTCTGGACCGACCGGCACCTCTGCACGCTCACCACGCTGCGGCCCGACGGCCGGCCTCACGTGGTGCCGGTCGGGGTCGCGCTCGACCTCGAGCAGGAGTGCGCGTGGGTCATCACGGGGAGCGGGTCGCGCAAGGTGCGCAACCTGCTGGCCGCGGGCAGCGCGGGCGGCCCGGTGGCGGCGTGCCAGGTCGACGGGGCCCGGTGGGCGACGCTGGAGGGCACGGCGATCGTCGTGCACGACCCGGCCTCGGTGGCGCGGGCCTGCGAGCGGTACGCCGCGCGCTACCGCCAGCCGCGGGTCAACCCCGACCGCGTCGCGCTCCGGATCACCGTCGAGCGCATCGTGGCCTCGCGCGGCCTCGTCTGA